The following are encoded in a window of Mycobacterium vicinigordonae genomic DNA:
- a CDS encoding fatty acid desaturase family protein → MTVAQADPTAHLSDEDIENLGRELDAIRENVLASRGERDAAYIRRVIDGQRRLELASRAVLLFSLFPPAWLLGTAGLSVSKIVENMEIGHNVMHGQWDWMRDPKIHSTSWEWDNASPAQMWKHSHNEVHHTYTNVLGKDHDLGYGIMRVDENQRWKPFYLAQPLWNLINACLFQYGIAAYDLEIGKYLQGRSDKEEFRRQGAKVLAKVRKHVMRDYVLHPLLSGPSAVTTVTANLTANLVRNWWTHSVIMCGHFPEGVQTYEKTSIEGETRGQWYLRQMLGSANISGSALMHFMTGNLSFQIEHHLYPDLPSNRYQEIAPKVQELFERYGLTYTTGSLPRQVTSAWKKVFRLSLPNDFPRKAAQAMQPTAIRRAIFARPRQKAQAA, encoded by the coding sequence ATGACTGTCGCCCAAGCGGATCCGACCGCACACCTATCCGATGAAGACATCGAAAACTTGGGTCGCGAACTCGATGCGATTCGTGAGAATGTGCTGGCCAGCCGCGGCGAGCGGGATGCCGCCTACATCCGTCGAGTCATCGACGGCCAACGCAGGCTTGAACTCGCCAGCCGCGCAGTGCTCCTGTTCTCGCTGTTCCCTCCCGCGTGGCTGCTGGGCACCGCCGGCCTGTCCGTCTCCAAGATCGTGGAGAACATGGAGATCGGGCACAACGTGATGCACGGCCAGTGGGACTGGATGCGCGATCCCAAGATCCACTCCACCAGTTGGGAGTGGGACAACGCCTCCCCGGCGCAGATGTGGAAGCACTCGCACAACGAGGTACACCACACTTACACCAATGTGCTTGGCAAAGACCATGATCTGGGCTACGGCATCATGCGAGTCGATGAGAACCAACGCTGGAAGCCGTTCTACTTGGCTCAGCCGTTGTGGAACTTGATCAACGCCTGCCTGTTTCAATACGGTATCGCCGCATACGATCTCGAGATCGGCAAGTACCTGCAGGGGCGAAGCGACAAGGAGGAATTCCGCCGCCAGGGCGCCAAGGTCCTGGCCAAGGTGCGCAAGCACGTGATGCGCGACTACGTACTGCACCCATTGCTCTCGGGGCCCTCGGCGGTCACGACCGTGACGGCGAATCTGACCGCTAACCTGGTACGCAACTGGTGGACCCACTCGGTGATCATGTGCGGGCATTTCCCCGAGGGAGTGCAGACCTACGAGAAGACCTCGATCGAGGGCGAGACCCGCGGACAGTGGTACCTGCGGCAGATGCTCGGTTCGGCCAATATCAGCGGAAGCGCGCTTATGCACTTCATGACGGGCAACTTGTCGTTCCAGATCGAGCATCACCTTTACCCGGACCTGCCCAGCAACCGATACCAGGAGATCGCGCCGAAAGTACAGGAACTCTTCGAGCGGTATGGGCTCACCTACACCACCGGCAGCCTTCCGCGCCAGGTCACATCGGCCTGGAAGAAGGTGTTCCGCCTGTCGCTGCCCAACGATTTCCCGCGCAAAGCGGCTCAGGCGATGCAGCCCACGGCGATCAGAAGGGCGATCTTCGCCAGGCCGCGGCAGAAAGCACAAGCCGCCTGA
- a CDS encoding ferredoxin reductase, with amino-acid sequence MTTTAPRLEPGPTLIGAMRQRVLKFAERVAVPLATPLVPADYLDVIDPLRSGASLRGRIVAINPETRDAATLLIKPGRGWRPHIPGQYVRVGVDVDGVRQWRAYSLTSKTHRRDGCFAITVKAISGGVVSNHLVRRATVGTVIQLDQATGDFTLGAHGDQVPAKILFLTAGSGITPVMGMLRNMSGIGNPDIVVVHSSPTADDTIFGWDLRMLARQGRIRLVEKHTDSDGLLDVARLNEIVHDFAERQTWACGPAGLLDALEQRWAADGIPDRLHIERFRPTVINTGEGGTVTFSKSGSAVDVEGTRTLLDAGESAGVLMPSGCRMGICFGCVAPLKQGAVRDLRNGEVTIAGDNVQIQTCVSAAAGACEIDL; translated from the coding sequence ATGACCACCACAGCACCCCGACTGGAACCGGGGCCCACTCTCATCGGCGCGATGCGTCAGCGTGTGCTGAAGTTTGCCGAGCGGGTGGCTGTACCGCTAGCGACCCCACTGGTTCCCGCCGACTACCTCGACGTGATTGACCCACTTCGCTCCGGTGCGAGCCTGCGCGGGCGCATCGTGGCGATCAACCCGGAAACGCGTGACGCCGCCACCCTGCTGATCAAGCCCGGCCGTGGCTGGCGCCCCCACATCCCCGGCCAGTACGTCCGGGTCGGCGTGGATGTCGACGGCGTGCGGCAATGGCGGGCCTACTCGCTGACCTCCAAGACCCACCGGCGCGACGGCTGCTTCGCGATCACCGTCAAGGCGATCTCCGGTGGCGTGGTGAGCAACCACCTGGTCCGACGTGCCACCGTTGGCACCGTCATTCAACTTGACCAGGCCACCGGCGACTTCACCCTCGGCGCACACGGCGACCAGGTGCCGGCCAAGATCTTGTTCCTGACCGCCGGAAGCGGCATCACCCCGGTGATGGGGATGCTGCGCAACATGAGCGGCATCGGTAACCCAGACATCGTGGTCGTGCATTCCTCGCCGACTGCTGACGACACCATCTTCGGCTGGGACCTGCGCATGCTCGCCCGTCAGGGTCGAATTCGCTTGGTGGAGAAGCACACCGATTCCGACGGTCTGCTCGACGTGGCGCGCCTGAACGAGATCGTCCATGATTTCGCCGAACGCCAAACCTGGGCGTGTGGCCCGGCCGGACTGCTGGATGCCCTCGAGCAGCGTTGGGCCGCAGATGGAATCCCCGACCGGCTGCACATCGAACGCTTTCGGCCCACCGTCATCAACACGGGCGAGGGCGGCACCGTGACTTTCTCGAAAAGCGGTAGCGCGGTCGATGTCGAGGGGACCCGAACCCTGCTCGACGCCGGTGAGTCCGCCGGAGTGCTGATGCCGTCGGGATGCCGGATGGGTATCTGCTTCGGCTGCGTCGCGCCTTTGAAGCAGGGCGCGGTGCGAGACCTGCGCAACGGCGAGGTGACCATTGCCGGGGACAACGTGCAAATCCAGACCTGCGTGTCGGCAGCCGCAGGTGCTTGCGAGATTGACCTCTAA
- a CDS encoding PucR family transcriptional regulator translates to MTYPSTRLAGLQLDEPVVRALEAILPAMAERTVTAITIEVPSYADAFSGDMGQNIENAVQTSLGVFLRLATRAEDSDPGPPLSPALDGAYELGRGEARQGRSIDALLSAYRVGARVAWRELSTTVVAAELPAATVARFAELVFAYIDQLSAASVSGHADELATSGRVRQRYLDRLAQHLLAGEPAATLHADADKAGWQPPETLTAVLLPQAQTRGLAAQFGQATLQLSEDLPAVDPAQGLSVLLVSDVAGSQRRQLISTLPRRQAVVGPARPWTAVRSSYLRALRARELVQTEGIEALDTDDHLAELVLGADREAADDLRTRTLAPLAALSPNTAERLTETLRSWVLHQGRRDAIAADLFVHPQTVRYRMTQLRELYGDRLSDPRTVLELTITLGLDAEHTVLP, encoded by the coding sequence TTGACGTATCCATCCACGCGTCTAGCCGGTCTGCAACTGGACGAACCCGTGGTCAGAGCGCTGGAGGCGATCCTGCCGGCGATGGCTGAGCGGACTGTGACAGCCATCACCATCGAGGTGCCCAGTTACGCTGACGCGTTCAGCGGGGACATGGGCCAGAACATCGAGAACGCCGTGCAGACGTCGCTGGGCGTCTTCCTGCGCCTGGCCACCCGCGCTGAGGATTCCGACCCTGGCCCGCCGCTGTCACCCGCTCTCGACGGTGCCTACGAACTCGGCCGCGGCGAGGCCCGCCAGGGGCGATCCATCGACGCGCTGCTCTCGGCGTACCGGGTGGGCGCACGGGTGGCGTGGCGCGAGCTGTCGACGACCGTGGTGGCAGCGGAACTCCCTGCGGCCACCGTGGCCCGGTTCGCCGAGCTGGTGTTCGCCTACATCGACCAATTGTCGGCGGCCAGCGTGTCCGGCCATGCCGACGAGCTGGCCACCTCGGGGCGGGTCCGCCAGCGCTACCTCGATCGGCTCGCCCAGCACCTATTGGCCGGCGAGCCCGCAGCCACCCTGCACGCCGATGCCGACAAAGCTGGCTGGCAACCACCGGAGACCTTGACCGCGGTTCTGTTGCCGCAGGCCCAAACACGCGGCTTAGCAGCACAATTCGGTCAGGCGACACTGCAGCTGTCCGAAGACCTGCCCGCCGTCGACCCGGCGCAGGGGCTTTCGGTGCTGCTGGTATCGGATGTGGCCGGAAGTCAACGGCGTCAACTGATTTCAACCCTGCCCCGCAGGCAGGCAGTGGTGGGCCCGGCGCGACCTTGGACGGCCGTTCGCTCGTCCTACCTCCGCGCGCTACGGGCACGCGAACTGGTGCAGACCGAAGGCATCGAAGCCCTAGACACCGACGACCATCTGGCCGAACTAGTACTCGGGGCCGATCGCGAGGCCGCCGACGACCTGCGGACCCGCACGTTGGCGCCGCTGGCCGCACTCTCGCCCAACACTGCCGAGCGGCTCACCGAGACACTGCGGTCATGGGTGCTGCACCAAGGTCGGCGCGACGCCATAGCCGCCGATCTGTTCGTTCACCCCCAGACCGTGCGCTACCGGATGACCCAGCTGCGCGAGCTGTACGGCGACCGGCTTAGCGATCCGCGGACCGTGCTTGAGCTGACGATTACGCTCGGTCTCGATGCCGAACACACCGTCTTACCCTAA
- a CDS encoding STAS domain-containing protein, translating to MITSRYPESALRGFTSHSGPCTVYCNGTQMRAHCRHDVTVVQVTGEIDATNIDRVYHYAHRFVGVAPGLILDLSEVDFMSAKGIFALYALTHECRTAGTDWIVVTSPAISRLLRIGDPSRVIPTTDSEHQALVAVSGHQQTSKSAS from the coding sequence ATGATCACTTCGCGCTACCCAGAATCCGCACTTCGCGGCTTCACTTCACACTCCGGCCCCTGCACGGTCTACTGCAACGGCACGCAGATGCGGGCACACTGTCGGCACGACGTCACGGTCGTCCAAGTAACTGGAGAGATCGACGCCACCAACATCGATCGCGTCTACCACTACGCCCATCGGTTCGTCGGCGTCGCGCCCGGCCTCATCCTCGATCTCAGCGAGGTTGACTTCATGTCCGCCAAGGGCATTTTCGCGCTGTACGCGCTCACCCACGAATGCCGCACCGCGGGAACCGACTGGATCGTGGTCACCAGCCCGGCCATCTCGCGGCTGCTGCGCATCGGGGACCCCAGCCGGGTGATCCCCACCACCGACTCGGAGCACCAGGCCTTGGTTGCCGTCTCGGGCCACCAGCAAACGAGCAAATCCGCCTCCTGA
- a CDS encoding acetyl-CoA acetyltransferase encodes MDSVWILGGYQSDFARNLSREQRDFAALTAEVVDGTLTAARVNAAEVEVVHVGNAFGEMFAAQGHLGAMPATVCNDLWDTPASRHEAACASGSIAALSAMADLRSGSYDCALVVGAELEKTVSGDTAAQYLGAAAWAGHEGAEAHYLWPSMFAQVADEYDRRYGLDDIHLRAIAGLNFASARRNPNAQTRGWSVPDPITDDDATNPITEGRLRRFDCSQMTDGGAGVVLVNDAYLRAHPSARPAGRIDGWGHRTVGLGLRQKLDRYADDPYVLPHVRAAVRDALRRAQSTLDDLDGFEVHDCFTPSEYLAIDHIGLTGPGESWKAIENGEIEIGGRLPINPSGGLIGGGHPVGASGVRMLLDAVKQVSGAAGDYQVEGAQKFGTLNFGGSTATTVSFVVSKGI; translated from the coding sequence ATGGACAGCGTGTGGATTCTGGGCGGGTACCAGAGCGACTTCGCCCGCAATCTGAGCCGTGAGCAGCGGGACTTCGCCGCCTTGACCGCGGAGGTTGTGGACGGCACGCTGACCGCGGCCCGGGTCAACGCCGCCGAGGTCGAGGTGGTGCACGTCGGGAATGCCTTTGGGGAGATGTTCGCCGCCCAGGGTCACCTCGGCGCTATGCCGGCCACGGTGTGCAACGACCTGTGGGACACCCCGGCCTCGCGGCACGAGGCCGCCTGCGCCTCGGGAAGCATCGCCGCACTATCAGCAATGGCCGACCTGCGCTCGGGGTCCTACGACTGCGCGCTGGTCGTCGGGGCGGAACTAGAGAAGACCGTGTCCGGCGACACCGCCGCCCAGTATCTAGGCGCAGCCGCCTGGGCGGGGCATGAAGGCGCCGAGGCGCACTATCTGTGGCCGTCGATGTTCGCCCAGGTCGCCGACGAGTACGACCGGCGCTACGGTCTGGACGACATTCATCTGCGGGCCATCGCTGGTCTCAACTTCGCCAGCGCGCGCCGCAACCCCAACGCCCAGACCCGCGGCTGGTCGGTGCCGGACCCGATCACCGACGACGACGCGACTAACCCGATCACCGAGGGCCGGTTACGGCGCTTCGACTGCAGCCAGATGACCGACGGCGGCGCCGGCGTGGTGTTGGTCAACGACGCCTACCTGCGTGCCCACCCGTCGGCGCGACCCGCCGGCCGGATCGACGGGTGGGGGCATCGCACCGTCGGGCTGGGGTTGCGCCAGAAATTGGACCGATATGCCGACGACCCTTATGTGCTGCCGCACGTACGAGCCGCCGTTCGCGACGCGCTGCGCCGCGCGCAGTCGACCCTCGACGACCTGGACGGATTCGAGGTGCACGACTGCTTTACCCCCAGCGAATACCTGGCGATCGACCACATCGGGCTGACCGGGCCCGGCGAATCGTGGAAGGCGATCGAGAACGGGGAGATCGAGATCGGTGGCCGGCTGCCGATCAACCCCAGCGGTGGCTTGATCGGCGGCGGGCATCCCGTCGGGGCTTCCGGGGTGCGGATGCTGCTGGACGCGGTCAAGCAGGTCAGCGGCGCGGCTGGTGACTACCAAGTCGAAGGCGCACAGAAGTTCGGCACCCTCAATTTCGGGGGGAGTACGGCCACCACGGTCAGTTTCGTTGTCAGCAAAGGCATTTGA
- a CDS encoding carotenoid oxygenase family protein, giving the protein MDVQIVGKYLSTLPEDDDHPYRTGPWRPQTTEWDADDLRIVEGDIPADLDGVYLRNTENPLHPAFKTYHPFDGDGMVHVVGFRDGKAFYRNRFVQTDGFLAENEAGGPLWPGLAEPVQFAKRETGWGARELMKDASSTDVVVHRGIALTSFYQCGDLYRVDPYSGNTLGKESWNGGFPSDWGVSAHPKVDNETGELLFFNYSKQDPYMRYGVVDANNDLAHYVDIPLPGPRLPHDMAFTDNYAILNDFPLFWDPGLLEQRVHLPRYYPDMPSRFAVIPRRGGTCDIRWFEADPTFVLHFTNAYEDGDEIVLDGFFEGAPQPLDSGAASTGKWDKLFRFLALDRLQARLHRWRFNMATGAVREEQLSDSITEFGMINADYATSNYRYVYAASGKPGWFLFDGLVKHDLTTGGEERFSFGDGVYGSETAMAPRLGGAGEDDGYLVTLVTDMNADASYCLVFDAARVADGPVCKLALPERVSSGTHSTWVAGRELRKWDHAETAAGAVGL; this is encoded by the coding sequence ATGGATGTGCAGATTGTCGGCAAATACCTGTCCACGCTGCCCGAGGACGACGACCATCCTTACCGTACCGGTCCCTGGCGACCGCAGACGACCGAGTGGGATGCCGACGACCTGAGGATCGTAGAAGGCGACATCCCGGCCGACCTGGACGGCGTCTACCTGCGCAACACCGAGAACCCGCTGCACCCGGCGTTCAAGACCTACCATCCCTTCGACGGTGACGGCATGGTGCACGTCGTGGGTTTCCGGGACGGAAAGGCGTTCTACCGCAACCGGTTTGTCCAAACCGACGGCTTTCTGGCGGAGAACGAAGCCGGCGGCCCGCTGTGGCCCGGACTTGCCGAGCCTGTGCAGTTCGCGAAGCGTGAAACAGGCTGGGGTGCACGCGAATTGATGAAGGATGCGTCCAGCACCGATGTCGTCGTGCACCGCGGGATCGCATTGACCAGCTTCTACCAGTGCGGCGACCTCTACCGGGTGGATCCGTATTCAGGCAACACGCTGGGCAAGGAGAGCTGGAACGGCGGGTTCCCCAGCGACTGGGGTGTGTCGGCCCATCCCAAGGTGGACAACGAGACCGGCGAATTGCTGTTCTTCAACTACAGCAAGCAGGACCCGTATATGCGTTACGGCGTAGTGGATGCGAACAACGATCTGGCCCACTATGTCGACATCCCGCTGCCCGGGCCGCGACTGCCGCACGACATGGCGTTCACCGACAACTACGCGATTCTCAACGACTTTCCGTTGTTCTGGGACCCTGGCCTGCTCGAGCAGCGGGTTCACCTGCCGCGCTACTACCCGGACATGCCGTCGCGGTTCGCGGTGATTCCGCGCCGCGGCGGTACCTGCGATATCCGCTGGTTCGAAGCGGATCCGACGTTCGTGCTGCACTTCACCAACGCGTATGAGGACGGCGACGAGATCGTGTTGGACGGTTTCTTCGAAGGCGCCCCGCAGCCTCTGGACAGCGGTGCAGCTAGCACCGGCAAGTGGGACAAGCTGTTTCGTTTCCTTGCGCTGGATCGTCTGCAGGCCAGGCTGCACCGCTGGCGGTTCAACATGGCGACCGGAGCGGTGCGCGAAGAGCAGCTGTCGGACTCGATCACCGAGTTCGGCATGATCAACGCCGACTACGCGACCAGCAACTACCGCTACGTGTATGCCGCGTCCGGCAAGCCGGGCTGGTTCCTGTTCGACGGGCTGGTCAAGCACGATCTGACTACCGGCGGCGAGGAACGCTTCTCGTTCGGCGACGGGGTGTACGGCAGCGAGACCGCGATGGCGCCACGCCTCGGTGGCGCGGGCGAGGACGACGGCTACCTAGTCACGCTCGTCACGGACATGAACGCCGACGCGTCCTACTGCTTGGTCTTCGACGCCGCCCGGGTTGCAGACGGCCCGGTGTGCAAACTTGCGCTGCCCGAACGTGTTTCCAGCGGTACGCATTCGACGTGGGTAGCCGGTCGGGAGCTGCGTAAGTGGGATCACGCGGAAACGGCGGCTGGTGCGGTGGGGCTGTGA
- a CDS encoding VOC family protein gives MNAKRDTHWPAHLASIGGIRFARHSANFAETVRFYRELVGLPLHETFSHSYGSNGAIFGLPNWNLTMEIIEAAEGVPVDPREQICLYFPDSRTRDAAVARLQAAGQLPVEQHSYWAATGALTYRDPDGSEVVFAPFIYGVNEPGDSSASGRHDFP, from the coding sequence GTGAACGCCAAGCGGGACACCCATTGGCCTGCCCACCTGGCGTCGATCGGCGGCATCCGATTCGCCCGTCACTCGGCGAACTTTGCCGAGACGGTGCGGTTCTACCGCGAGCTGGTGGGCCTGCCTCTGCATGAGACGTTCAGTCATAGCTACGGCAGTAACGGCGCGATCTTCGGTCTGCCCAACTGGAACCTGACGATGGAGATCATCGAGGCAGCTGAGGGTGTGCCGGTAGATCCCCGCGAGCAGATATGCCTGTATTTCCCGGACTCACGGACCCGAGACGCCGCCGTCGCACGCCTGCAGGCGGCAGGGCAACTGCCGGTTGAGCAGCATTCGTATTGGGCAGCTACGGGCGCGCTCACCTACCGCGATCCGGATGGCTCAGAGGTCGTGTTCGCACCGTTCATCTACGGGGTCAACGAACCGGGCGACAGCTCGGCGTCGGGTCGGCACGACTTTCCGTAG